From Caretta caretta isolate rCarCar2 chromosome 14, rCarCar1.hap1, whole genome shotgun sequence, the proteins below share one genomic window:
- the CPSF4L gene encoding putative cleavage and polyadenylation specificity factor subunit 4-like protein isoform X2 yields the protein MRGREFVAGPFFNPIPQLGLFSLLEAHGEGWPGSTLGLGLGWGYLPSPADWEDMQELIAGVEKLMFNLERDVEHQRGALLLPFPGMDKSGASVCEFFLRGLCAKGLMCPFRHIHGEKTVVCKHWLRGLCKRGDQCEFLHEYDMTKMPECYFYSKFGECSNRECPFLHLDPASRIKDCPWYDRGFCKQGPLCKYKHTRRVMCVNYLAGFCPEGPKCKFMHPKADLMPCNSDVSQGLPPPSQAADSKSIHEQQAPQVLLLSHQPGARAAQCQREEAGGYPYGMLRPLGQVTCFKCGDKGHYANKCSKSRLGIQLGK from the exons ATGAGAGGGAGGGAATTTGTAGCTGGCCCCTTCTTCAATCCCATTCCTCAGCTGGGGCTCTTCAGCCTGCTTGAGGCACACGGGGAAGGCTGGCCGGGCTCTactctgggtctggggcttggctgGGGGTATCTCCCGAGTCCCGCTGACTGGGAGGACATGCAGGAGCTCATTGCTGGGGTGGAGAAGCTCATGTTCAATTTAGAGCGGGACGTGGAGCACCAGCGaggggccctgctcctgcccttccCAGGCATGGACA AGTCGGGGGCGTCCGTGTGTGAGTTCTTCCTCCGAGGACTGTGCGCGAAGG GCCTGATGTGTCCTTTCCGGCACATCCACGGTGAGAAGACGGTGGTGTGTAAGCACTGGCTGCGGGGGCTGTGCAAGCGAGGAGACCAGTGCGAGTTCTTGCACGAGTACGACATGACCAAGATGCCGGAGTGTTATTTCTACTCCAAGTTTG GCGAGTGCAGCAATAGAGagtgccccttcctgcaccttgATCCAGCATCCAGAATTAAAGACTGTCCCTGGTATGACAGAGGGTTCTGCAAACAGG GTCCTCTGTGTAAATACAAACACACCAGGAGGGTGATGTGTGTCAACTACTTAGCTGGCTTCTGCCCCGAAGGACCCAAATGCAAATTCATGCA CCCCAAGGCAGACCTGATGCCGTGTAACTCAGATGTCTCCCAG GGGCTGCCGCCACCATCCCAGGCTGCTGACAGCAAGAGCATTCACGAGCAGCAGGCCCCGCAAGTCCTGTTGCTTTCTCATCAGCCTGGGGCTAGGGCTGCCCAATGCCAGAGGGAGGAGGCTGGTGGCTACCCCTATGGAATGCTCCGGCCCCTTGGGCAGGTCACATGCTTCAAG TGTGGAGATAAGGGTCACTATGCCAACAAATGCAGCAAGAGTCGGCTGGGAATCCAACTGGGGAAATGA
- the MTNAP1 gene encoding mitochondrial nucleoid-associated protein 1 isoform X3, which translates to MAGVPPGMELCPYCRKPFKRLKSHLPHCKMAGDTKTAFDLGKVASPDLKASHSKPVRLLATEKKRGQSKEKITTPDNSSERESKKKSFDTIGNKAERKLNPLQIGGTAGSEIASNLPAEKPGKNTKRQIKLTSEKTHRDEGMTVVQEEARMHMNAAEKRTSKAKQLPTKQKSRSKNTSHDENSAPGGILELSSLNKDGKSASEFPNDPIRSSAKQKQRKVGSPTQEVAGSLDLPTCDLESTPRSALEGVKVVIEKHRVKVLRGRNESKIQGTLADSATTRNCTTHGWYLEMLAPDCSESHADTVQSDHWKNMNGTGAMNTNAFSLEVAESNTLRGEREKGNCLTATEMHELSDPGKADCRKSPHGLVLLDRVAKSETEEKQFYLNGDVDSKASFSASLTKKSHLSVRETLRGASEGIASNYLACVQQFLVDEKQIALLSKSVLNTGRRDSELALKQHLCDTSENQPTCLFQSSGRNIQARSIGLEWFPELYPSYQRLSMFPGRPLQGDAEIKIKKIEPGFLEEPQAPLIERRLMDVKLRELPAWLAACDFSPKGLLGAVQKAWSSYNNKYINVKKGGAAGISMLLAGYCILSYGWRYEHLKQDRWRRYH; encoded by the exons ATGGCAGGTGTCCCCCCAGGAATGGAACTGTGTCCCTATTGTAGGAAGCCATTTAAGCGACTGAAGTCCCACTTGCCACACTGTAAGATGGCAGGAGACACGAAAACTGCTTTTGACTTAGGCAAGGTGGCCTCTCCTGACTTGAAAGCGTCTCATTCCAAGCCAGTTAGACTCTTGGCTACTGAGAAAAAAAGGGGACAAAGTAAAGAGAAGATCACAACCCCAGACAATAGCTCAGAAAGAGAAAGTAAGAAAAAATCCTTTGACACAATAGGGAAcaaagcagaaaggaaattaaacCCCTTACAAATAGGGGGTACTGCTGGATCAGAAATAGCTAGCAACTTGCCTGCAGAAAAGCCAGGTAAAAATACAAAGCGGCAAATTAAACTGACTTCTGAAAAGACACACAGAGATGAAGGAATGACAGTAGTTCAAGAAGAGGCCAGAATGCACATGAATGCAGCAGAGAAGAGGACTTCAAAAGCAAAGCAATTACCCACCAAACAGAAAAGCAGAAGTAAAAATACTTCTCACGATGAAAATTCAGCACCTGGTGGCATTTTGGAGCTTTCTTCTTTGAATAAGGATGGAAAATCTGCTTCAGAGTTTCCTAATGACCCAATAAGATCTtctgcaaaacagaaacaaaggaaGGTAGGGTCTCCAACACAGGAGGTGGCTGGTTCTCTGGATTTACCCACTTGTGATCTTGAAAGTACTCCCAGGTCAGCTCTTGAGGGAGTGAAAGTAGTTATTGAGAAACATCGTGTCAAAGTGCTAAGAGGTAGGAATGAATCCAAAATTCAGGGCACTCTGGCAGACAGTGCTACCACACGTAATTGTACGACCCACGGATGGTATCTGGAAATGCTGgctccagattgctctgaaaGCCATGCAGACACAGTCCAGTCTGACCATTGGAAGAACATGAACGGTACGGGGGCCATGAACACAAATGCTTTTAGTCTGGAGGTTGCAGAAAGTAATACCTTgcgtggagagagagaaaaaggcaaTTGTTTAACTGCAACTGAAATGCACGAACTCAGCGATCCTGGAAAAGCTGACTGCAGAAAGAGCCCTCATGGCCTCGTTCTGCTGGACAGAGTGGCTAAAAGTGAGACAGAAGAGAAGCAGTTTTACTTAAATGGTGATGTGGATTCTAAGGCCTCTTTCTCTGCTTCCCTCACCAAGAAGTCCCACCTGTCAGTGAGAGAGACTCTCAGAGGAGCCAGTGAAGGAATAGCCAGCAACTACCTAGCCTGTGTGCAACAGTTTCTGGTGGATGAAAAGCAGATTGCCTTACTTTCCAAGTCTGTTCTGAATACAGGGAGAAGAGACAGCGAGCTGGCTTTGAAACAACACTTGTGCGACACCTCTGAAAACCAACCTACTTGCCTGTTCCAATCATCTGGCAGGAACATACAGGCAAGATCTATTGGACTGGAGTGGTTTCCAGAATTGTATCCTAGTTATCAGAGGCTGAGCATGTTTCCAGGGAGACCTCTCCAGGGGGACGCAGAGATCAAGATCAAGAAGATAGAGCCTGGTTTCTTGGAAGAACCGCAAG CTCCCCTCATAGAAAGACGTCTGATGGACGTAAAGCTCAGggagctgcctgcctggctggcaGCTTGCGACTTCTCTCCAAAGGGACTGCTCGGAGCAGTGCAGAAAG CCTGGAGCAGTTACAACAACAAATACATCAACGTAAAGAAGGGTGGAGCTGCTGGAATCTCCATGCTGTTGGCTGGATATTGCATCCTCAGCTATGGCTGGAGATATGAGCATCTGA AACAAGATCGCTGGCGCAGGTATCACTAA
- the MTNAP1 gene encoding mitochondrial nucleoid-associated protein 1 isoform X2 — MDRKMAGVPPGMELCPYCRKPFKRLKSHLPHCKMAGDTKTAFDLGKVASPDLKASHSKPVRLLATEKKRGQSKEKITTPDNSSERESKKKSFDTIGNKAERKLNPLQIGGTAGSEIASNLPAEKPGKNTKRQIKLTSEKTHRDEGMTVVQEEARMHMNAAEKRTSKAKQLPTKQKSRSKNTSHDENSAPGGILELSSLNKDGKSASEFPNDPIRSSAKQKQRKVGSPTQEVAGSLDLPTCDLESTPRSALEGVKVVIEKHRVKVLRGRNESKIQGTLADSATTRNCTTHGWYLEMLAPDCSESHADTVQSDHWKNMNGTGAMNTNAFSLEVAESNTLRGEREKGNCLTATEMHELSDPGKADCRKSPHGLVLLDRVAKSETEEKQFYLNGDVDSKASFSASLTKKSHLSVRETLRGASEGIASNYLACVQQFLVDEKQIALLSKSVLNTGRRDSELALKQHLCDTSENQPTCLFQSSGRNIQARSIGLEWFPELYPSYQRLSMFPGRPLQGDAEIKIKKIEPGFLEEPQAPLIERRLMDVKLRELPAWLAACDFSPKGLLGAVQKAWSSYNNKYINVKKGGAAGISMLLAGYCILSYGWRYEHLKQDRWRRYH, encoded by the exons ATGG acAGAAAGATGGCAGGTGTCCCCCCAGGAATGGAACTGTGTCCCTATTGTAGGAAGCCATTTAAGCGACTGAAGTCCCACTTGCCACACTGTAAGATGGCAGGAGACACGAAAACTGCTTTTGACTTAGGCAAGGTGGCCTCTCCTGACTTGAAAGCGTCTCATTCCAAGCCAGTTAGACTCTTGGCTACTGAGAAAAAAAGGGGACAAAGTAAAGAGAAGATCACAACCCCAGACAATAGCTCAGAAAGAGAAAGTAAGAAAAAATCCTTTGACACAATAGGGAAcaaagcagaaaggaaattaaacCCCTTACAAATAGGGGGTACTGCTGGATCAGAAATAGCTAGCAACTTGCCTGCAGAAAAGCCAGGTAAAAATACAAAGCGGCAAATTAAACTGACTTCTGAAAAGACACACAGAGATGAAGGAATGACAGTAGTTCAAGAAGAGGCCAGAATGCACATGAATGCAGCAGAGAAGAGGACTTCAAAAGCAAAGCAATTACCCACCAAACAGAAAAGCAGAAGTAAAAATACTTCTCACGATGAAAATTCAGCACCTGGTGGCATTTTGGAGCTTTCTTCTTTGAATAAGGATGGAAAATCTGCTTCAGAGTTTCCTAATGACCCAATAAGATCTtctgcaaaacagaaacaaaggaaGGTAGGGTCTCCAACACAGGAGGTGGCTGGTTCTCTGGATTTACCCACTTGTGATCTTGAAAGTACTCCCAGGTCAGCTCTTGAGGGAGTGAAAGTAGTTATTGAGAAACATCGTGTCAAAGTGCTAAGAGGTAGGAATGAATCCAAAATTCAGGGCACTCTGGCAGACAGTGCTACCACACGTAATTGTACGACCCACGGATGGTATCTGGAAATGCTGgctccagattgctctgaaaGCCATGCAGACACAGTCCAGTCTGACCATTGGAAGAACATGAACGGTACGGGGGCCATGAACACAAATGCTTTTAGTCTGGAGGTTGCAGAAAGTAATACCTTgcgtggagagagagaaaaaggcaaTTGTTTAACTGCAACTGAAATGCACGAACTCAGCGATCCTGGAAAAGCTGACTGCAGAAAGAGCCCTCATGGCCTCGTTCTGCTGGACAGAGTGGCTAAAAGTGAGACAGAAGAGAAGCAGTTTTACTTAAATGGTGATGTGGATTCTAAGGCCTCTTTCTCTGCTTCCCTCACCAAGAAGTCCCACCTGTCAGTGAGAGAGACTCTCAGAGGAGCCAGTGAAGGAATAGCCAGCAACTACCTAGCCTGTGTGCAACAGTTTCTGGTGGATGAAAAGCAGATTGCCTTACTTTCCAAGTCTGTTCTGAATACAGGGAGAAGAGACAGCGAGCTGGCTTTGAAACAACACTTGTGCGACACCTCTGAAAACCAACCTACTTGCCTGTTCCAATCATCTGGCAGGAACATACAGGCAAGATCTATTGGACTGGAGTGGTTTCCAGAATTGTATCCTAGTTATCAGAGGCTGAGCATGTTTCCAGGGAGACCTCTCCAGGGGGACGCAGAGATCAAGATCAAGAAGATAGAGCCTGGTTTCTTGGAAGAACCGCAAG CTCCCCTCATAGAAAGACGTCTGATGGACGTAAAGCTCAGggagctgcctgcctggctggcaGCTTGCGACTTCTCTCCAAAGGGACTGCTCGGAGCAGTGCAGAAAG CCTGGAGCAGTTACAACAACAAATACATCAACGTAAAGAAGGGTGGAGCTGCTGGAATCTCCATGCTGTTGGCTGGATATTGCATCCTCAGCTATGGCTGGAGATATGAGCATCTGA AACAAGATCGCTGGCGCAGGTATCACTAA
- the MTNAP1 gene encoding mitochondrial nucleoid-associated protein 1 isoform X1, with protein sequence MQDIDRKMAGVPPGMELCPYCRKPFKRLKSHLPHCKMAGDTKTAFDLGKVASPDLKASHSKPVRLLATEKKRGQSKEKITTPDNSSERESKKKSFDTIGNKAERKLNPLQIGGTAGSEIASNLPAEKPGKNTKRQIKLTSEKTHRDEGMTVVQEEARMHMNAAEKRTSKAKQLPTKQKSRSKNTSHDENSAPGGILELSSLNKDGKSASEFPNDPIRSSAKQKQRKVGSPTQEVAGSLDLPTCDLESTPRSALEGVKVVIEKHRVKVLRGRNESKIQGTLADSATTRNCTTHGWYLEMLAPDCSESHADTVQSDHWKNMNGTGAMNTNAFSLEVAESNTLRGEREKGNCLTATEMHELSDPGKADCRKSPHGLVLLDRVAKSETEEKQFYLNGDVDSKASFSASLTKKSHLSVRETLRGASEGIASNYLACVQQFLVDEKQIALLSKSVLNTGRRDSELALKQHLCDTSENQPTCLFQSSGRNIQARSIGLEWFPELYPSYQRLSMFPGRPLQGDAEIKIKKIEPGFLEEPQAPLIERRLMDVKLRELPAWLAACDFSPKGLLGAVQKAWSSYNNKYINVKKGGAAGISMLLAGYCILSYGWRYEHLKQDRWRRYH encoded by the exons ATGCAGGACATAG acAGAAAGATGGCAGGTGTCCCCCCAGGAATGGAACTGTGTCCCTATTGTAGGAAGCCATTTAAGCGACTGAAGTCCCACTTGCCACACTGTAAGATGGCAGGAGACACGAAAACTGCTTTTGACTTAGGCAAGGTGGCCTCTCCTGACTTGAAAGCGTCTCATTCCAAGCCAGTTAGACTCTTGGCTACTGAGAAAAAAAGGGGACAAAGTAAAGAGAAGATCACAACCCCAGACAATAGCTCAGAAAGAGAAAGTAAGAAAAAATCCTTTGACACAATAGGGAAcaaagcagaaaggaaattaaacCCCTTACAAATAGGGGGTACTGCTGGATCAGAAATAGCTAGCAACTTGCCTGCAGAAAAGCCAGGTAAAAATACAAAGCGGCAAATTAAACTGACTTCTGAAAAGACACACAGAGATGAAGGAATGACAGTAGTTCAAGAAGAGGCCAGAATGCACATGAATGCAGCAGAGAAGAGGACTTCAAAAGCAAAGCAATTACCCACCAAACAGAAAAGCAGAAGTAAAAATACTTCTCACGATGAAAATTCAGCACCTGGTGGCATTTTGGAGCTTTCTTCTTTGAATAAGGATGGAAAATCTGCTTCAGAGTTTCCTAATGACCCAATAAGATCTtctgcaaaacagaaacaaaggaaGGTAGGGTCTCCAACACAGGAGGTGGCTGGTTCTCTGGATTTACCCACTTGTGATCTTGAAAGTACTCCCAGGTCAGCTCTTGAGGGAGTGAAAGTAGTTATTGAGAAACATCGTGTCAAAGTGCTAAGAGGTAGGAATGAATCCAAAATTCAGGGCACTCTGGCAGACAGTGCTACCACACGTAATTGTACGACCCACGGATGGTATCTGGAAATGCTGgctccagattgctctgaaaGCCATGCAGACACAGTCCAGTCTGACCATTGGAAGAACATGAACGGTACGGGGGCCATGAACACAAATGCTTTTAGTCTGGAGGTTGCAGAAAGTAATACCTTgcgtggagagagagaaaaaggcaaTTGTTTAACTGCAACTGAAATGCACGAACTCAGCGATCCTGGAAAAGCTGACTGCAGAAAGAGCCCTCATGGCCTCGTTCTGCTGGACAGAGTGGCTAAAAGTGAGACAGAAGAGAAGCAGTTTTACTTAAATGGTGATGTGGATTCTAAGGCCTCTTTCTCTGCTTCCCTCACCAAGAAGTCCCACCTGTCAGTGAGAGAGACTCTCAGAGGAGCCAGTGAAGGAATAGCCAGCAACTACCTAGCCTGTGTGCAACAGTTTCTGGTGGATGAAAAGCAGATTGCCTTACTTTCCAAGTCTGTTCTGAATACAGGGAGAAGAGACAGCGAGCTGGCTTTGAAACAACACTTGTGCGACACCTCTGAAAACCAACCTACTTGCCTGTTCCAATCATCTGGCAGGAACATACAGGCAAGATCTATTGGACTGGAGTGGTTTCCAGAATTGTATCCTAGTTATCAGAGGCTGAGCATGTTTCCAGGGAGACCTCTCCAGGGGGACGCAGAGATCAAGATCAAGAAGATAGAGCCTGGTTTCTTGGAAGAACCGCAAG CTCCCCTCATAGAAAGACGTCTGATGGACGTAAAGCTCAGggagctgcctgcctggctggcaGCTTGCGACTTCTCTCCAAAGGGACTGCTCGGAGCAGTGCAGAAAG CCTGGAGCAGTTACAACAACAAATACATCAACGTAAAGAAGGGTGGAGCTGCTGGAATCTCCATGCTGTTGGCTGGATATTGCATCCTCAGCTATGGCTGGAGATATGAGCATCTGA AACAAGATCGCTGGCGCAGGTATCACTAA
- the CDC42EP4 gene encoding cdc42 effector protein 4, whose protein sequence is MPILKQLVSNSAHSKRRSRADLTAEMISAPLGDFRHTMHVGRAGDAFGDTSFLNSKAGEPESPEELGSSKPGLLSRKFRSSKRSQSVTRGDRRDMLGSLRDSAIFVKNAVSLPQLTEKEADKSTGKLPKSLSSSPVKKAPEEAAAPEEKPRPNGAATRPQSPGLDERDFGDLADLPVVVPKSSYGMKHAESIMSFHIDLGPSMLGDVLSIMDKDQWDQDEDFGAMVPEEPQRDGGPTRIPAAHRLSQERKPLPDSLLMAPACQDESRAVAYSLDSARSQGSRDSSSVSNCTAQGQEEHRPSPERQSYGIPDGARHGPPKQHNREFSFADEEDDEIRV, encoded by the coding sequence ATGCCGATCCTGAAGCAGCTCGTCTCCAACTCGGCCCACTCCAAGCGGCGCTCACGGGCGGATCTGACGGCTGAGATGATCAGCGCCCCGCTGGGCGACTTCCGCCACACCATGCACGTGGGCAGAGCCGGGGACGCCTTCGGGGACACCTCCTTCCTCAACAGCAAGGCCGGCGAGCCGGAGTCCCCCGAGGAGCTGGGCTCCTCCAAGCCCGGCCTGCTGTCCCGCAAGTTCCGCAGCAGCAAGCGGTCGCAGTCGGTGACGCGCGGCGACCGGCGGGACATGCTGGGCTCCCTGCGGGACTCGGCCATCTTCGTGAAGAACGCTGTCTCCCTGCCTCAGCTCACCGAGAAGGAGGCCGACAAAAGCACCGGGAAGCTGCCCAAGAGCCTTTCCTCGAGCCCTGTCAAGAAGGCCCCGGAGGAGGCGGCCGCCCCAGAGGAGAAGCCGCGCCCCAACGGTGCAGCCACCCGCCCTCAGAGCCCCGGCCTGGATGAGCGCGATTTTGGGGACCTGGCGGACTTGCCCGTCGTGGTGCCGAAGAGCAGCTATGGCATGAAGCATGCCGAGTCCATCATGTCCTTCCACATCGACCTGGGGCCCTCAATGCTGGGGGACGTCCTGAGCATCATGGACAAAGACCAGTGGGACCAGGACGAAGACTTTGGCGCCATGGTACCTGAGGAGCCCCAACGGGATGGAGGCCCTACCAGGATACCTGCAGCCCACCGGCTCAGCCAGGAAAGGAAGCCCCTGCCAGATTCCCTGCTGATGGCGCCAGCCTGCCAGGATGAGAGCAGGGCCGTGGCCTACAGCCTGGACTCTGCCCGGAGCCAGGGCAGCAGGGACAGCAGTTCGGTTTCTAACTGCACAGCACAGGGGCAGGAGGAGCACCGCCCATCTCCCGAAAGGCAGAGCTACGGGATCCCAGATGGCGCCCGGCACGGCCCCCCCAAACAGCATAACAGAGAGTTCTCCTTCGCGGATGAGGAGGACGACGAAATCAGAGTGTAG
- the CPSF4L gene encoding putative cleavage and polyadenylation specificity factor subunit 4-like protein isoform X1: MRGREFVAGPFFNPIPQLGLFSLLEAHGEGWPGSTLGLGLGWGYLPSPADWEDMQELIAGVEKLMFNLERDVEHQRGALLLPFPGMDKSGASVCEFFLRGLCAKGLMCPFRHIHGEKTVVCKHWLRGLCKRGDQCEFLHEYDMTKMPECYFYSKFGECSNRECPFLHLDPASRIKDCPCPKADLMPCNSDVSQGLPPPSQAADSKSIHEQQAPQVLLLSHQPGARAAQCQREEAGGYPYGMLRPLGQVTCFKCGDKGHYANKCSKSRLGIQLGK; the protein is encoded by the exons ATGAGAGGGAGGGAATTTGTAGCTGGCCCCTTCTTCAATCCCATTCCTCAGCTGGGGCTCTTCAGCCTGCTTGAGGCACACGGGGAAGGCTGGCCGGGCTCTactctgggtctggggcttggctgGGGGTATCTCCCGAGTCCCGCTGACTGGGAGGACATGCAGGAGCTCATTGCTGGGGTGGAGAAGCTCATGTTCAATTTAGAGCGGGACGTGGAGCACCAGCGaggggccctgctcctgcccttccCAGGCATGGACA AGTCGGGGGCGTCCGTGTGTGAGTTCTTCCTCCGAGGACTGTGCGCGAAGG GCCTGATGTGTCCTTTCCGGCACATCCACGGTGAGAAGACGGTGGTGTGTAAGCACTGGCTGCGGGGGCTGTGCAAGCGAGGAGACCAGTGCGAGTTCTTGCACGAGTACGACATGACCAAGATGCCGGAGTGTTATTTCTACTCCAAGTTTG GCGAGTGCAGCAATAGAGagtgccccttcctgcaccttgATCCAGCATCCAGAATTAAAGACTGTCCCTG CCCCAAGGCAGACCTGATGCCGTGTAACTCAGATGTCTCCCAG GGGCTGCCGCCACCATCCCAGGCTGCTGACAGCAAGAGCATTCACGAGCAGCAGGCCCCGCAAGTCCTGTTGCTTTCTCATCAGCCTGGGGCTAGGGCTGCCCAATGCCAGAGGGAGGAGGCTGGTGGCTACCCCTATGGAATGCTCCGGCCCCTTGGGCAGGTCACATGCTTCAAG TGTGGAGATAAGGGTCACTATGCCAACAAATGCAGCAAGAGTCGGCTGGGAATCCAACTGGGGAAATGA